One genomic region from Anabaena sp. PCC 7108 encodes:
- a CDS encoding HlyD family efflux transporter periplasmic adaptor subunit, which yields MPQSTYNSSSTFVIPEQAQSSSIQKEKQTTDQAKNWFYGTEELLDALPKAWTRSMLYLLISFTAIALPWTMFAQVDETGNASGRIEPKGATQKLDSAVTGSVIAVNIKEGETVKAGQVLMEMESDVLRSELKQTQAKLEGLVNRQAQTELIKNQVLLAINIQEQQNQSQKLEKLAQVNQVRQNLDAKESLYHLQKLEKLAQVDQVKQSINATEIAYRLATSRLSRDFLEVSRYRVLLQQGVIPQTKVVELEKIAEESQRLQEEAKANIQQTQLRLEEELSRYQSIMSQAKSDIKQAKLRLEEEESSYQSVIQAGKLTLLKNQEQLKDLQTQVTTITSEIAQTKSEIVSLQLQLKQRVVRSPIDGIIFELPIKKPGSVVQPGQMIAQIAPKNAALILKAQMSSQESGFVKVGMPVKIKFDAYPFQEYGVLKGRVTWISPNSKIQENSSNRLETYEVEIAMEEPYIQSGNKRLFLTPGQTATAEVIVRQRRVIDFILDPFKKLQKNGLEL from the coding sequence ATGCCACAATCAACTTATAATTCATCATCAACCTTTGTCATACCTGAACAGGCTCAATCTTCTTCAATTCAAAAAGAGAAACAGACAACAGATCAAGCAAAAAATTGGTTTTATGGCACTGAAGAATTATTAGATGCTTTACCGAAAGCATGGACACGCTCAATGCTGTATTTGCTAATTAGCTTTACAGCAATAGCTTTACCCTGGACAATGTTTGCCCAAGTTGATGAAACTGGAAATGCTAGTGGAAGAATTGAACCCAAAGGTGCAACTCAAAAACTAGATAGTGCAGTCACTGGTAGTGTTATTGCTGTCAATATTAAAGAAGGCGAAACCGTTAAAGCCGGACAGGTTTTAATGGAAATGGAATCTGATGTTTTACGAAGTGAATTAAAACAAACACAAGCCAAGCTAGAAGGGTTAGTCAATCGTCAAGCACAAACAGAACTGATCAAAAATCAGGTTTTGCTGGCGATTAATATTCAAGAACAACAAAATCAGTCTCAAAAATTAGAAAAATTAGCTCAAGTCAATCAGGTTCGACAAAATTTGGATGCTAAGGAGAGTCTGTATCATTTACAAAAATTAGAAAAATTAGCTCAAGTTGATCAGGTAAAACAAAGCATAAATGCTACCGAAATTGCTTACAGGTTGGCCACAAGTCGTTTAAGTCGAGACTTTTTAGAAGTTTCTCGCTATCGTGTACTTTTACAGCAAGGCGTAATTCCCCAAACCAAAGTTGTCGAATTGGAAAAGATAGCAGAAGAAAGCCAGCGTTTGCAGGAAGAAGCAAAAGCTAATATTCAACAAACTCAGTTGCGTTTAGAAGAAGAATTGAGTCGCTATCAGTCAATTATGAGTCAAGCTAAGTCAGATATTAAGCAAGCAAAACTTCGTCTAGAAGAAGAGGAAAGTAGCTATCAAAGTGTAATTCAAGCAGGTAAGTTGACGTTACTTAAAAACCAGGAACAGCTTAAGGATTTGCAAACACAAGTTACTACAATTACATCAGAAATTGCTCAAACTAAGAGTGAGATTGTTTCCTTGCAGTTGCAGTTAAAACAACGAGTAGTGCGATCTCCTATTGATGGCATAATCTTTGAATTGCCTATCAAAAAGCCAGGATCTGTTGTTCAACCTGGACAAATGATAGCTCAAATTGCACCTAAAAATGCCGCTTTAATCTTGAAAGCACAAATGTCTAGCCAGGAAAGTGGTTTTGTTAAGGTAGGAATGCCAGTCAAAATTAAGTTTGATGCTTATCCTTTCCAAGAGTATGGAGTGTTAAAAGGACGTGTCACTTGGATTTCACCTAACTCAAAAATTCAGGAAAATAGCTCCAATCGTTTAGAAACTTATGAAGTGGAAATTGCCATGGAAGAACCTTATATCCAATCTGGCAATAAACGGCTATTTTTAACACCAGGTCAAACAGCAACAGCCGAAGTGATTGTTCGTCAACGTCGAGTTATTGACTTTATTTTAGACCCATTTAAAAAGCTGCAAAAAAATGGTCTGGAGCTTTAG